One Prevotella melaninogenica DNA window includes the following coding sequences:
- a CDS encoding DUF3791 domain-containing protein, producing MNEDSTQIIKSARCARVIQMLSTMYGISLSEATDMYYNSETSNMIEEGIADLHCRSEKYLSEEIWKEVHETK from the coding sequence ATGAATGAGGATAGTACACAGATTATAAAGAGCGCACGATGTGCAAGAGTTATTCAAATGCTTAGTACAATGTATGGAATCTCTCTTAGTGAAGCAACTGATATGTATTATAATTCGGAAACCTCTAATATGATAGAAGAGGGGATTGCTGATTTACATTGTCGCAGTGAAAAATATCTTTCAGAAGAAATCTGGAAGGAAGTACACGAAACAAAATAA
- a CDS encoding NUDIX domain-containing protein, with protein MYTYNYPHPAVTADCLVFARSDEGMKLLLIQRKNEPCKGKWAFPGGFMDIDETTVDAARRELKEETGLVVGELHRVGIFDAVDRDPRERIITVAYYTILDKPAEVSGLDDAAQAKWFLLTELPDLAFDHKEILQEAERVMGDS; from the coding sequence ATGTACACATACAATTACCCACACCCAGCCGTAACGGCTGACTGTCTCGTCTTTGCACGAAGTGATGAGGGGATGAAACTGCTGTTGATACAGCGGAAGAACGAACCTTGTAAGGGGAAATGGGCATTCCCCGGTGGCTTCATGGATATTGACGAGACAACTGTTGATGCTGCTCGTCGTGAGTTGAAAGAAGAGACTGGTTTAGTGGTTGGCGAGCTGCATCGTGTTGGTATCTTTGATGCTGTCGACCGTGATCCACGCGAACGTATCATCACTGTGGCTTATTACACGATTCTTGACAAACCTGCCGAAGTCAGCGGTTTGGATGATGCAGCACAAGCAAAGTGGTTCCTCTTGACCGAACTTCCCGACTTAGCGTTTGACCATAAGGAAATCCTCCAAGAGGCAGAAAGGGTAATGGGTGATAGCTGA
- a CDS encoding DUF3990 domain-containing protein, which translates to MKLYHSSNTSIEQPDTLHSRRYLDFGSGFYLTSIYDQAVRYAQRFKRRGNEAWLNTYELNLADEAQWIIKKFGSYDQEWLDFVAQCRDGKDSFNYDMVVGGIANDKVILTLDRYFMGELSQEEALGLLKFEKPNIQYCIRSEKMLRTCLVFIGSEKI; encoded by the coding sequence ATGAAACTGTATCATTCTTCTAATACAAGCATTGAGCAGCCAGATACTTTACACTCACGAAGGTATTTGGACTTTGGAAGTGGATTTTATCTGACGTCTATATATGATCAGGCGGTGCGATATGCACAACGCTTTAAGCGTAGGGGAAACGAGGCATGGCTGAATACCTATGAGCTGAACTTGGCAGATGAAGCACAATGGATAATAAAGAAATTTGGTTCTTATGACCAAGAATGGCTTGATTTTGTGGCACAATGTCGTGATGGAAAAGATAGCTTTAATTATGATATGGTAGTTGGTGGTATTGCCAATGATAAGGTCATTCTTACATTAGATAGGTATTTTATGGGCGAGTTATCTCAGGAAGAGGCATTAGGATTATTGAAGTTTGAGAAGCCTAATATACAATATTGTATTCGTTCTGAGAAGATGTTGCGAACTTGTCTCGTTTTTATAGGAAGTGAAAAGATATGA
- a CDS encoding IS1634 family transposase translates to MHANVQTRFNPATGDMAPYYRIKESYRDVQGHVHSLILLNIGFEPSLTAVQVRKIAYALTERFKNRSTPSLFKEHLDGLTPIEQAKADEWWIRMEKEGGIDRFNKEEQKSLRKYENYIDLETANYTDARNVGAEWLCKQTIDKLQLEGFLRKNGWTENAIHTALSALIVRTVYAVSERSSYYYLRDNSAAAELYSGVPGWTPGINSLYKITDKLYELKEQLEHHLCSITDALFNIDNKLMLFDLTNFYFEGSKRNSNKAKFGRSKEKRSDCKLLVLALCINKEGFIRYSSILEGNTADPKSLPNMIDTLAKRNPSRTKDTLVVMDAGVATEENLDLIKKKGYNYLCVSRTKMKDYMLSDDNKSVTVMDARRQKITLKEVKTEDDEDYYLEITSPSKAMTESSMNRVWKERFEMELQRINNGISKKGGTKTYEKVVERTGRAIQKYPSIAKFYQISYIKNEKKPKEMLRVDWEIKDLSAMESGHGVYFLRSNVRTLSECVTWEYYNLIREIECTNRQLKNDLNLRPIYHQKDERSDAHLFFGLLAYWVVNTIRCQLKREGESCYWTEIVRRMSTQKLVTTKGKNPLGETIEMRQCSSPSKQAKQIYDKLNLKHSPFKKNKICRTQSP, encoded by the coding sequence ATGCACGCAAATGTACAGACACGATTCAACCCTGCCACAGGGGACATGGCTCCTTATTATCGCATCAAGGAGTCATATCGTGATGTGCAGGGTCATGTACATTCGCTAATTCTGTTGAATATCGGGTTCGAACCTTCACTTACTGCTGTACAGGTTCGAAAAATTGCATACGCTCTTACCGAACGCTTCAAAAATAGAAGTACACCCTCGCTTTTCAAAGAACATCTTGACGGTCTTACTCCTATTGAACAGGCAAAGGCTGACGAATGGTGGATCCGTATGGAGAAAGAAGGTGGAATCGATCGGTTTAATAAGGAAGAGCAGAAGTCGCTGAGAAAATATGAGAACTATATTGACCTTGAGACGGCAAACTATACTGACGCAAGGAATGTTGGTGCAGAGTGGCTCTGCAAGCAGACAATAGACAAGCTACAATTAGAGGGTTTTCTGCGCAAAAACGGGTGGACGGAGAATGCGATACACACGGCTTTGTCAGCATTGATTGTTCGCACGGTATATGCAGTTTCTGAACGTTCATCTTATTATTATTTGCGCGATAACTCGGCTGCCGCTGAACTTTATAGTGGAGTTCCTGGCTGGACACCAGGAATCAATTCTCTGTATAAAATCACTGATAAATTATATGAACTAAAGGAACAGTTAGAGCATCATCTGTGCAGCATTACTGACGCTCTCTTTAATATAGACAACAAGTTGATGCTCTTCGACTTAACCAACTTCTATTTCGAGGGCAGCAAGCGTAACAGCAACAAGGCCAAGTTCGGTCGTTCAAAAGAAAAACGCTCTGACTGTAAGCTACTTGTACTTGCATTATGTATCAATAAAGAAGGTTTTATACGTTATTCTTCTATCTTGGAGGGTAATACAGCAGATCCCAAGTCTCTACCCAATATGATTGATACGCTGGCAAAGAGGAATCCATCAAGAACAAAGGATACGCTCGTTGTCATGGATGCAGGTGTTGCCACGGAAGAGAACTTGGATCTAATAAAGAAAAAGGGTTACAATTATCTCTGCGTATCCCGTACGAAAATGAAAGACTATATGCTCAGTGATGATAACAAGAGCGTTACAGTAATGGATGCCCGTCGGCAGAAGATAACGCTGAAAGAGGTTAAGACAGAGGATGATGAGGATTATTATCTCGAAATAACATCTCCTTCGAAAGCTATGACAGAGTCGTCCATGAACAGGGTTTGGAAAGAGCGTTTTGAGATGGAACTGCAGAGGATAAACAATGGAATCTCCAAGAAAGGTGGAACAAAAACCTATGAAAAGGTTGTTGAACGTACAGGACGTGCCATACAGAAGTACCCTTCTATAGCGAAGTTCTACCAGATAAGCTACATAAAAAATGAGAAGAAGCCCAAGGAGATGCTACGTGTAGACTGGGAGATAAAAGACCTCTCGGCAATGGAATCTGGTCATGGAGTCTATTTCCTCCGTAGCAATGTCAGGACACTTTCTGAGTGTGTAACATGGGAATACTACAATCTCATTCGTGAGATAGAATGTACGAACAGACAACTAAAGAATGATCTCAACCTCCGTCCAATCTATCATCAGAAAGATGAGCGAAGCGACGCACACCTTTTCTTCGGTTTATTAGCCTACTGGGTGGTAAACACTATCCGTTGTCAATTAAAACGAGAAGGAGAATCCTGTTACTGGACCGAGATAGTACGACGTATGAGTACCCAAAAGCTCGTCACCACAAAAGGGAAGAATCCATTAGGTGAAACCATCGAGATGCGCCAATGTAGTAGTCCTTCGAAGCAAGCAAAACAGATATACGATAAGTTGAACTTAAAACACTCACCATTCAAAAAGAATAAAATTTGTAGGACACAGAGCCCATAA